The following are encoded in a window of Ranitomeya variabilis isolate aRanVar5 chromosome 8, aRanVar5.hap1, whole genome shotgun sequence genomic DNA:
- the KCTD17 gene encoding BTB/POZ domain-containing protein KCTD17, with protein MERSPPPEVPDDLATQRTASDGGKWVRLNVGGTVFLTTKQTLCQEPNSFLCRLCQESQLLSETDETGAFLIDRDPSYFGAILRYLRYGKLVIDKNISIEGVLEEAEFYNIASLVKIIHGKLEEAEINKSQQKHVYRVLQCQEAELAQMVSTMSDSWKFEQLVNLGSPYSYSSEGQSEFLCVVSRELQSKLKICGSEACSTAQSLDAEKDEENVLSPDCIVFQERDRESGH; from the exons ATGGAGAGGTCACCACCACCTGAGGTTCCGGATGACCTTGCCACACAGAGAACTGCTTCTGATGGAGGAAAGTGGGTGCGTCTGAACGTCGGAGGCACAGTGTTCCTTACTACAAAACAAACCCTCTGCCAGGAGCCCAACTCTTTTCTTTGCCGTCTCTGCCAGGAGTCCCAGTTGTTGTCTGAGACG GATGAGACTGGGGCGTTTCTCATTGACCGGGATCCATCGTACTTTGGTGCAATCTTACGGTACTTGCGATATGGTAAACTGGTCATAGATAAGAATATATCCATCGAag GAGTGTTAGAAGAGGCCGAGTTCTACAACATTGCTTCTTTGGTGAAAATAATACATGGGAAATTGGAGGAGGCTGAAATCAATAAG TCCCAACAGAAACATGTCTACCGGGTATTACAGTGTCAAGAAGCCGAGTTGGCTCAGATGGTTTCCACCATGTCTGACAGCTGGAAATTTGAGCAG CTGGTGAACTTGGGGTCTCCATACAGTTACAGTAGTGAAGGACAATCAGAATTTCTTTGTGTGGTATCCAGAGAGCTCCAGAGCAAGCTGAAAATATGTGGAAGCGAGGCGTGCAGTACGGCACAG AGTTTAGATGCCGAAAAGGATGAAGAGAATGTGCTAAGCCCTGACTGTATCGTCTTCCAGGAAAGGGACAGAGAAAGCGGACATTAA